One window of the Triticum dicoccoides isolate Atlit2015 ecotype Zavitan chromosome 3B, WEW_v2.0, whole genome shotgun sequence genome contains the following:
- the LOC119280112 gene encoding proline-rich protein 36-like gives MAKRLANPVAVESVTTALPTDHPLSRSEPSVLADLNRPPLCSPIQTLSSPRPPLSPPLCRLSPIQIQPKRPSFAAAATTSWPAPRGGRAGALRLSSAGAPTASVLLRPDADYLNPLSNPNPLPPSDLNTPSPLSLPPRSPTQSAAVLYPDPSPLRRARHEPCAGGSAAGAARASPPRAVSPLLLHLLRGLPPGHRPTAVSTGTTWTRTRSRLPRRTSQRSTSPKTRMPPPPPSPAPASPVRQPEAAAATWPRRQRQPTNYNVAVNVFNSLDEPLLITWDGIQQWKNCWQDGMLGSNCGVGCWQVTGLEQRNLMRCSKLRWSWSLTRC, from the exons atggcaaagaggttggcaAATCCTGTGGCCGTCGAGAGTGTAACGAC GGCTCTTCCCACGGATCACCCCCTTAGCCGATCTGAACCGTCCGTTCTAGCCGATCTGAACCGTCCACCTCTCTGCAGCCCAATCCAAACCCTAAGCAGCCCGCGcccgcctctctctcctcctctctgccgcctctccccgatccagatccaaccCAAGCGCCCGTCCTTCGCCGCCGCAGCCACGACGTCATGGCCTGCTCCTCGTGGTGGCCGCGCCGGTGCTCTGCGTCTGTCGTCGGCCGGCGCGCCCACTGCGTCCGTGCTCCTCCGCCCCGACGCCGACTATCTCAACCCTCTCtccaaccctaaccctctccctccctcagatctCAATACGCCGTCGCCCCTATCCCTACCCCCGCGTAGCCCAACCCAATCCGCCGCCGTCCTCTACCCAGACCCCTCCCCGCTTCGGCGAGCCCGCCATGAACCGTGTGCGGGCGGCAGCGCAGCGGGAGCAGCACGGGCTTCACCTCCCCGGGCCGTGTCtcccctcctcctccacctccttcgcggcCTCCCTCCCGGGCACCGCCCAACAGCAGTCTCGACAGGGACGACCTGGACCCGGACCCGGTCGCGGCTACCACGGAGGACCTCGCAACGGTCGACCTCTCCGAAGACCCGGAtgccaccgccaccgccaagtcCGGCTCCAGCAAGCCCCGTCAGGCAGCCAGAGGCGGCGGCTGCGACGTGGCCCCGTCGTCAACGTCAACCCACAAACTACAACGTCGCCGTCAACGTCTTCAACAGCCTCGACGAGCCGCTCCTCATCACCTG GGACGGCATCCAGCAGTGGAAGAACTGCTGGCAGGATGGCATGCTGGGCTCCAACTGTGGCGTCGGATGCTGGCAGGTCACGGGGTTAGAGCAAAGGAACCTGATGCGGTGTTCTAAACTCAGGTGGTCATGGTCATTGACCAGGTGTTGA